The Candidatus Woesearchaeota archaeon region GTGGCGGCTATAATGCAAGTTGCTTTGAATTGTTTGAAATGAGCAATGGCGGAGTTCTTTATCTGGATAGGATATGGACAAAAGAAAAAGGCTTAACAGATCTTGAATTGATTTTGTCAGAATCACAGGAAAGGCAGACTGCAACTGTTCGGCCACAGCACGCAAAAACATTAGTGGAAACAATGAGGCATTTTGGCGTCCCTGCAGCTGTTTTAGGAACTTGCACAGGAGATGGCAGAATCAGATTAACGAAGAATAACGGAAAGACCATTGTTTTTGATGCAAGTGTTAATTTCCTAAGAAACGGAAAACCTAAGGTTGAAAGAACAGCTATTTACAAAGAGTTGATTTTGCCCGAGCCCATAATAAAAAGAAAGAAGAAATATACAGAAGACCTTCTTAACATACTTGCAAATCCAACAATAGCCAGCAATGAGATGGTCATGGCCAGGAAATTCGACCATCATGTCGGCAATGCAACTGTCCACGGCCCATTCTCAGGCCCTCATTATGATGCGCCAAATGATGCTGCTGTGACTCAGCTATTTATGGATTACTATAACGGCGAAGTTCTTTCTATAGCAATTAACTCGAGAAGGGGAATAAAGAGCGTCAGGGATATGGTTAAGTCAATGTTTGATGAAGGCATTATGAAAAATATACTTGCTGGAGGAAATCCTTATTATATGGGGACAGGAGACAATTGGTCATTTGCAAACATAAAAAGGGATGATGAGGAATTAGGAAAAATGGCTGTCGGTTATCAGACATTTGCCGACATGGTTGTTTTATTTGAGGCGCCAGGCATAGTAGGCAAAGACAGCTCTAATAATAACCATATGGAAGGAGGAGAAAAGTACTATATACCCGCGATACTTCATTTTTCAGCATTGTCAATTATAGATGATGTAAGAAAAACATTAACATCATTTGCAAAAAATCCCGGAAATCTGATTTATCTTGCTGGTTCGCCCACTAAAGCAGAACTGGGCGGCTCTCTATTTTACGCAATACAGAACTTCAAAAGAAAAGGAAAAGAAGAGTTTTCAGGAGGGAAACCCGAATACCATGTTGACGGATATATTGGCAATAAAGTTCCTAAAGTGGATGAGCAATTTGCAAAAATAACGTATCATGACATATATCATATCATGCAAAATTGTGTGAATGCAGATCCAAGAGAAAGCATTATCCGCTCTTCAAAAGCAGTTGCAGCCGGTGGCCTTGCGACTGCCCTGGCATCAATGGCTTATGGTGGAAGACATGGAATGCAAATAACGCTTTGTGATAAATCTTTTTCAGCACTAGAAAACCACGAGATTTTATTCTCAGAAACTCTTACAAGAGCATTATTTGAAGTAGATGCACGCAGGCGTAAAGAATTTGAGAATATAATGGACAGAACGAATACCCCTTATGCTTTAATAGGCCGCATAGACTCTACCCAAGATTTCAAAGTTGTCTGCCCTGACTCAACGCTTGCTGTTTCGACAACACTGGATAAAATAGGAAAAGCATGGAAATCTGCTTACAATTTCGCAGAGCTTCCATGAATAAAATGAAGACAAAAAAACCAAAAGCCGCGATATTGTGGTTGCCTGGAAAAAACAGGTATAGGGAAAGTGAATGGTCATTGAAGCATGTTGGCTTTGAAGTAGAGTACGTCTTCATGAATGACCTGCTCTTAAAAAAGAAAAGTGTTCTCGAATACTCTTTGATATTTGATATTGGGGGATTCGGCTTCGGGGATTATAACTTTGCGGGTTCACTGGCTGGAAAATATTTCCTGCACCCCAATGTGAAATCTGAAATGGAGCGGTTTGTAGAAGAAGGAAGGCTTTTATTGGGGGTATGCAATGGTTTTCAAGACTTGACAGTGGCTGGGCTTATTTCAACTTCAAAAAAACCATTTGGAGAGGTTGATTTGGCGCTTTATGATACGGATGCTGGAAGATTTATGGATTATCCCGTGAGCCTTAACAATGTCAACAGAGGAAAATGCATTTGGACAAAAGGGATTGAAGAAGTGCTTCTCATGCACATGGATAATGGTGAAGGAAAGCTGGTCACAAAAGGATATTATCGCAATGATCTTGCTGTTTTGAAAAAACTTTGGAATAATGACCAAGTTGTATTTGCATATGTTAAGCCTAAAGGGCAGATGCTGGGGAAAAGAGAAAGCAATCTAAGAGCAGATCCAACAGGCTCTGTTGACCATATTGCAGGCATATGCAACTATAAAGGCAATGTGCTCGGGATGATGCCTCATCCAGAAACAACTAATCCGCTGTCAGATCCTTTGTGGACAAGAGATGGGGCCAGAAAAGAGCCTTCGGGCTTAATTTTGTTCAGAAATGCTTACGAGTATGTTAAATGAGGTGAAAAAATGCCAAAAGATGCTGAGGAGAGCATATCTGCGCGGGAAATTGTTAGAAAACCAGATCCAATAAAAGACAAGTTGGATGAACTGATTGAAGATGCTCTTGGTGAATTTTCCTCTAATAAAGCGGAAGAAATGGAAGAGCCTGACATTGCCAGCATTGACAAAGATGCAATAGGCTTTGAAAATATTCATATGCCGCAAGATACAGATCGCACTACTCGTAAACTATTGTATTTGATTGTATCAGAGGCAATTAGAGGCAGAGCAACCGATTTATATTTTGAATTATTTGGGAATAGGCTGAAAGTCAGATATGTAATAGATGGTGTGCCTTACGAGACGCCTGCGCCACCAAGACGGCTTTACAAGGATATTGCACTGGATTTAGAGGCAGAGTTTGGTATTCTGAAAATAACAAAGAAACAATTAACAGGGTGGGAGAAGATAGTGAAAACTTTAAAACATATGGTCGGATTAGGCTTGTTTGAACCAGAATCTGAAATTATTACTAAGCTTCGTGAATTTAATGATGGTGATCTCGCGTCAGTAACATCAAGGGGGATTAACTTTAACTTAATGAAGGTTGCATCAAAATACGGCCTTCAATATCGCTTAAAAATTTTTCGTGTAAATGAATTCAGCAATTTAGAAGATTTATTTCCATTGAAAAGCGTTGAAAAAATAAGGGAAGGGATGCTCAAAAAAGAAAAAGGGCTTGTACTGGTGGCTGGCGCTCCTAACAGTGGCAGAACAACAACACTTTATCACCTATTGAGTTATGCAAATAATTATGATAAGGTAAGTGTAGCAATTGGA contains the following coding sequences:
- a CDS encoding phosphoribosylformylglycinamidine synthase subunit PurQ produces the protein MKTKKPKAAILWLPGKNRYRESEWSLKHVGFEVEYVFMNDLLLKKKSVLEYSLIFDIGGFGFGDYNFAGSLAGKYFLHPNVKSEMERFVEEGRLLLGVCNGFQDLTVAGLISTSKKPFGEVDLALYDTDAGRFMDYPVSLNNVNRGKCIWTKGIEEVLLMHMDNGEGKLVTKGYYRNDLAVLKKLWNNDQVVFAYVKPKGQMLGKRESNLRADPTGSVDHIAGICNYKGNVLGMMPHPETTNPLSDPLWTRDGARKEPSGLILFRNAYEYVK
- the tadA gene encoding Flp pilus assembly complex ATPase component TadA, which translates into the protein MPKDAEESISAREIVRKPDPIKDKLDELIEDALGEFSSNKAEEMEEPDIASIDKDAIGFENIHMPQDTDRTTRKLLYLIVSEAIRGRATDLYFELFGNRLKVRYVIDGVPYETPAPPRRLYKDIALDLEAEFGILKITKKQLTGWEKIVKTLKHMVGLGLFEPESEIITKLREFNDGDLASVTSRGINFNLMKVASKYGLQYRLKIFRVNEFSNLEDLFPLKSVEKIREGMLKKEKGLVLVAGAPNSGRTTTLYHLLSYANNYDKVSVAIGRCYAPESVHQFLVRPTNLNYADTLKAIRNLNPNVVLLDNIEDSKTAKEAIYYASSGALVLASVPSNDAITGINYLLSLGVNSSLLADSLQGVIGQTLVRKICDKCKEEYKPHEELLKELKLAKDLTAHYGEGCDECRHGGYLGRIPISQVIGPEDKEMGMIKTELKEGRSVERIAPSLQELGKEEMFKGLTTIEELLKI